The Lysobacter capsici genome has a segment encoding these proteins:
- a CDS encoding DNA cytosine methyltransferase: protein MSTIYTINHGHLFCGLAGGAKGFNQARPDIGAARGRFVCIGGIDSDPAAIADFTRIAGVRGTVLDLFDRDQYRDFHGAEPPRGWREAGTAEIHAAFHGQRPHVLFLSAPCKGFSGLMPESKSRTPKYLALNRLTLRGIMLTLEAYKDDPVEVLLFENVPRIATRGRHLLDQITALLRAYGYVVAETTHDCGELGGLAQSRKRFLLVARHRDKVPPFLYEPGRRRLQAVGSVLDRMPLAGDVERAGPMHRVPALQWKTWVRLAFVEAGSDWRSLNKLAIEDGHLRDYLIVPEHFGGWLGVRRWEESTGAVAGESLPSNGAFSIADPRAAAGAAQYQQYGVMRMTDTAGAVIGVKSPGQGTFSVADPRCAGERHKNAYRIVRMSGTAGVVTGDFRPAGGGGVADPRPSAAGKLWSKYPVARWGGSAGTVIGGDDAGAYAIADPRPANQRQQGDAYLTNGHYGVVGWNGSSGAVSAAAGHDNGRWSVADPRLPGARESVTCVIRSLDGTWHRPFTTLELAALQSLVDPEEKLELDGLSDQAWRERIGNAVPPAAARAIGEEIGRTLLLAWTGQTFALGATPIWVRDVAVALTLPGEARHV from the coding sequence TTGAGCACCATCTACACCATCAACCACGGCCACCTGTTCTGCGGTCTCGCTGGCGGCGCCAAAGGATTCAATCAGGCGCGGCCTGACATCGGCGCTGCGCGCGGCCGATTCGTTTGTATCGGCGGGATCGACAGCGATCCTGCTGCAATCGCCGACTTCACCCGCATTGCCGGCGTGCGCGGCACCGTCCTGGATCTGTTCGACCGCGACCAGTACCGCGACTTCCACGGCGCCGAGCCGCCGCGAGGCTGGCGCGAGGCTGGTACTGCAGAGATCCACGCGGCCTTCCACGGTCAGCGGCCGCATGTGCTTTTCCTGTCTGCGCCATGCAAGGGCTTTTCGGGATTGATGCCGGAAAGCAAGAGCCGGACGCCCAAGTATTTGGCGCTCAACAGGCTGACGCTGCGCGGGATCATGTTGACGCTGGAGGCGTACAAAGACGATCCGGTCGAAGTGCTGCTATTCGAAAACGTGCCGCGCATCGCCACCCGCGGCCGTCATCTGCTGGACCAGATCACGGCACTACTGCGCGCCTACGGCTACGTCGTCGCCGAAACCACGCACGATTGCGGCGAGCTGGGCGGCCTCGCTCAAAGCCGCAAACGCTTCTTGTTGGTGGCGCGCCACCGCGACAAGGTTCCACCGTTCCTGTACGAGCCCGGGCGGCGCCGGCTGCAGGCCGTTGGCTCAGTGCTCGACCGGATGCCACTCGCCGGCGACGTGGAGCGCGCCGGCCCGATGCATCGCGTACCGGCGCTGCAGTGGAAAACCTGGGTGCGACTCGCGTTCGTCGAAGCCGGCAGCGATTGGCGCAGCTTGAACAAGCTGGCGATCGAAGACGGCCACCTGCGCGACTATCTGATCGTGCCGGAACACTTCGGCGGCTGGCTGGGCGTCCGGCGGTGGGAGGAATCGACTGGCGCCGTCGCCGGCGAGAGCCTGCCCAGCAATGGCGCATTCTCGATCGCAGATCCTCGCGCTGCCGCGGGCGCCGCGCAGTACCAGCAGTACGGCGTAATGCGGATGACCGATACAGCAGGCGCGGTCATCGGCGTGAAGTCGCCGGGCCAGGGAACTTTCAGCGTTGCAGATCCGCGCTGCGCCGGCGAGCGGCACAAGAACGCTTACCGCATAGTCCGTATGTCCGGCACGGCCGGCGTCGTCACTGGGGACTTCCGGCCCGCTGGTGGCGGCGGTGTCGCGGATCCGCGGCCGAGCGCGGCCGGCAAGCTGTGGTCGAAGTACCCGGTTGCGCGGTGGGGCGGATCTGCAGGCACTGTGATCGGTGGGGACGATGCCGGCGCCTACGCTATTGCGGACCCACGCCCGGCCAATCAGCGCCAGCAGGGCGACGCCTACCTGACCAATGGGCACTACGGCGTGGTGGGCTGGAACGGCTCCAGCGGCGCTGTGAGCGCCGCCGCCGGCCACGACAACGGCAGGTGGTCCGTTGCTGACCCGCGCCTTCCTGGCGCGCGGGAGAGCGTCACATGCGTGATTCGGAGCCTGGACGGCACGTGGCACCGGCCGTTCACCACGCTTGAGCTTGCGGCCCTGCAGTCCCTGGTCGACCCGGAAGAAAAGCTCGAGCTCGACGGGCTGTCCGACCAGGCTTGGCGCGAGCGCATCGGTAACGCGGTTCCGCCGGCGGCGGCGCGGGCGATCGGCGAGGAAATCGGCCGAACGCTGCTGCTGGCCTGGACCGGGCAGACCTTTGCGCTGGGAGCCACCCCGATCTGGGTCCGCGACGTCGCAGTTGCCCTAACGCTGCCCGGAGAAGCCCGCCATGTCTAA
- a CDS encoding DUF7673 family protein: MKIASLIYLWNMTQQHRGTSGARVAAGVLLGIYNSNRFPFPLDELRALDSETLAHAIDVIRCDASHCQMEVHVWLNIASGRSDFGDRLEHLAHEYNVFKRGRCKASDLRLLDPARIVLCMAIGGDDGR; this comes from the coding sequence ATGAAGATCGCATCGCTGATCTATCTCTGGAACATGACCCAGCAACATCGCGGAACCAGCGGCGCGCGCGTCGCGGCGGGCGTGCTGCTCGGGATCTACAACTCCAACCGATTTCCGTTTCCGCTCGACGAGCTGCGGGCGCTGGATAGCGAAACCCTGGCGCACGCGATCGATGTCATCCGCTGCGATGCCTCTCATTGCCAGATGGAAGTGCACGTATGGCTGAACATCGCGAGCGGCCGGTCTGACTTCGGCGATCGCCTGGAACACCTCGCGCACGAGTACAACGTCTTCAAACGTGGTCGCTGCAAAGCCTCTGATCTTCGCCTACTCGATCCCGCACGGATTGTTCTGTGCATGGCAATCGGAGGCGACGATGGCCGATAA
- a CDS encoding toprim domain-containing protein: MQDSIRHQVIDRLQRDYGLKHRPGTDYMRGGKCPACGKKELYTSHLKPWVLRCGRQSKCGRELHVKDLYDDLFDDWSKRYTATPANPTAAADAYLEFNRGFALKDLRGLYTQETYYDRKIEAGTATVRFALDKGGYWERLIDRPHRFGKQKARFKPGASYAGVWWCMPAVDTMLDTASEVWVTEGIFDAIAHVQHGHAAVSAMSSNAFPEESLRALAKRRSGNLPTLIWALDNEPAVGDRPGTHDYIRKHVRRAEALGFRCRAALIPQRDGKKTDWNDLHLRAHAYAEADTAAKQWADDIAEARYQGALFLAKSAMEKGLLMYDHDKRSGFHLGHRSRLYWFEFDKLRYEKARSQYTAEKGLDEDELDEVAEDRLRRAAADVHEIANCYPEALYFQRNEVTDESWYFFRVDFPHDAPSVKGTFTSSQTLNAPTFRDRLASFAPGAVFDGTAAQLIHVMKDQLFNIKTVDAIDFIGYSKEHRAYLLGELAVREGELVQVNAEDYFDFDKLRLKSTQKSIRLRLQRDAEAYREDWLPWLWLCFGTHGIVALAFWFGSLFAEQIRDAHESFPFLEATGEAGAGKTTLLTFLWKLLGRQDYEGFDPAKSSVAGRSRAMGQIANMPVVLLEADRSQPDKAHARSFDWDELKDFFGGGTLRTRGVRNGGNETYEPPFRGTIVISQNAPVDASEAILTRIVKLHFKRPTVTTESREAADNLNSLPVDALAYFLLKAVRAEGQILAKFNERVRVYEARLREKKDIRIERVIKNHAQMLALLDCLRLVVPLTTEMVEGTAQAIVEMALDRQRAISADHPLVAEFWEVYEFLEGLNHEKPTVNHSRDENTIAINLNEFAAKAAYHSQQLADLKVLRTLLRDSRRHKCIDANVAVNSKIRAGNQGASPVIKCWTFRK; this comes from the coding sequence TACGGGCTCAAGCATCGCCCGGGCACCGACTACATGCGCGGCGGCAAGTGCCCGGCGTGCGGAAAAAAAGAGCTTTACACCAGCCACCTGAAACCGTGGGTGTTGCGCTGCGGCCGGCAGTCCAAGTGCGGCCGCGAATTGCACGTCAAAGACCTGTACGACGATCTGTTCGACGACTGGTCCAAACGCTATACGGCAACACCGGCCAATCCGACCGCCGCAGCGGATGCGTACCTGGAGTTCAACCGCGGCTTCGCGCTCAAAGACCTGCGTGGGCTCTACACGCAAGAGACCTATTACGACCGCAAGATCGAAGCCGGCACCGCGACGGTGCGCTTCGCACTCGACAAGGGCGGGTATTGGGAACGCCTGATCGATCGACCGCACCGGTTTGGAAAGCAAAAGGCGCGCTTCAAGCCGGGCGCGAGCTACGCCGGGGTGTGGTGGTGTATGCCTGCGGTGGACACCATGCTCGACACCGCGAGCGAGGTTTGGGTGACCGAGGGCATCTTCGATGCTATCGCCCACGTCCAGCACGGCCACGCGGCCGTGTCGGCGATGAGCAGCAACGCATTCCCGGAGGAATCGCTCCGCGCTCTCGCTAAGCGGCGCTCGGGCAATCTGCCAACTTTGATATGGGCTCTCGACAACGAACCGGCTGTTGGCGATCGCCCGGGCACCCACGACTACATCCGCAAGCACGTCCGCCGCGCCGAAGCCTTGGGCTTCCGCTGCCGCGCTGCGCTAATCCCTCAGCGCGACGGGAAGAAGACCGACTGGAACGATCTTCACCTGCGCGCGCACGCATACGCCGAAGCCGACACCGCGGCGAAGCAATGGGCAGATGACATCGCGGAAGCTCGGTATCAAGGCGCGCTGTTCCTGGCCAAGAGCGCGATGGAGAAGGGATTGTTGATGTACGACCACGACAAACGCTCCGGTTTTCATCTGGGGCATCGCTCGCGGTTGTACTGGTTCGAATTTGACAAGCTGCGCTACGAGAAGGCGCGCAGCCAGTACACCGCCGAGAAAGGCCTGGACGAGGACGAGCTGGACGAGGTCGCGGAGGATCGCTTGCGCCGCGCTGCGGCTGATGTTCACGAAATCGCCAACTGCTATCCGGAAGCGCTCTATTTCCAGCGCAACGAAGTGACCGACGAGTCCTGGTATTTTTTCCGCGTCGATTTCCCGCATGACGCACCGAGTGTAAAAGGCACCTTTACCTCGTCCCAGACGCTCAACGCCCCCACGTTCCGCGATCGGCTCGCGAGCTTCGCGCCGGGCGCGGTGTTCGACGGCACCGCGGCGCAGCTGATCCACGTCATGAAGGACCAGCTCTTCAATATCAAAACGGTCGATGCAATCGACTTCATCGGCTACAGCAAGGAACACCGCGCCTATCTTCTGGGCGAACTGGCCGTCCGCGAGGGCGAACTGGTGCAGGTCAATGCCGAGGACTACTTCGACTTCGACAAGCTGCGCCTGAAGAGCACCCAGAAGTCGATCCGGCTGCGTCTGCAGCGCGACGCCGAGGCCTACCGCGAGGACTGGCTGCCGTGGCTGTGGTTGTGCTTCGGAACGCACGGCATCGTCGCCCTGGCCTTCTGGTTCGGTTCGCTGTTCGCCGAACAGATCCGCGATGCCCACGAATCGTTCCCTTTCCTGGAGGCAACCGGCGAGGCAGGCGCCGGCAAGACTACGCTGCTGACGTTCCTGTGGAAGCTGCTGGGCCGCCAAGACTACGAGGGCTTTGATCCCGCCAAGTCGTCCGTGGCCGGCCGGTCCCGCGCGATGGGCCAGATCGCGAACATGCCCGTCGTGCTGCTGGAGGCAGACCGCAGCCAGCCCGACAAAGCGCACGCCAGGAGCTTCGATTGGGACGAGCTGAAGGACTTCTTCGGCGGCGGCACGCTGCGCACGCGCGGCGTTCGAAACGGCGGCAATGAAACCTACGAGCCGCCGTTCCGCGGCACCATCGTCATCAGTCAAAACGCGCCGGTCGATGCTTCCGAAGCGATCCTGACCCGCATCGTCAAGCTGCACTTCAAGCGGCCCACGGTAACGACGGAGAGCCGCGAAGCGGCCGACAACCTCAACTCGCTGCCGGTGGACGCGCTCGCGTACTTCCTGCTCAAAGCCGTCCGCGCCGAAGGCCAGATCCTCGCCAAGTTCAACGAGCGCGTGCGCGTGTACGAAGCGCGCCTACGCGAGAAAAAGGACATTCGAATTGAGCGCGTGATCAAGAACCACGCGCAGATGCTGGCGTTGCTGGACTGCCTGCGCCTAGTGGTGCCGCTGACCACCGAAATGGTCGAAGGCACCGCGCAGGCGATCGTCGAAATGGCCCTGGATCGCCAGCGCGCCATCAGCGCGGACCATCCCCTGGTCGCAGAGTTCTGGGAGGTCTACGAGTTCCTGGAAGGCCTCAACCACGAAAAGCCGACCGTGAACCACTCGCGCGACGAGAACACGATCGCGATCAACCTCAACGAGTTCGCAGCGAAGGCCGCCTACCACTCGCAGCAGTTGGCCGATCTGAAAGTTTTGCGCACCCTGCTGCGCGACTCACGCCGCCACAAGTGCATCGACGCCAACGTAGCGGTGAACAGCAAGATTCGCGCCGGAAACCAGGGCGCGTCTCCCGTCATCAAATGCTGGACGTTCCGGAAATGA